The Mesorhizobium sp. B2-8-5 genome segment TTCAGCTTGGTCTCTGGCGGGTACCGGGTGCGGAACCATGGAGACGCGGGCGGGGACAGCGCTCCTCCAGCTAGGGTTCGAAGAAATCTTACTCGCACTGGCGGCGCGGACCGCCGTCGAAGGGCTGGTAGGTGTTGTCCTGCGGATCGTAGGAGCGGTAGCGGCTGAAGCAGTAGTCGACGTGGTCGCCCGATACCGGGCGACCCGATGCCTGTTCCCGGGTGGCCTCTGCCTCGGGCGAAATCTCTTCCGGCGGGCCGCCATAGGTGGTGGCGTAGCCGTCGGCCGACGGGGCGTAGCCTTCCATCTCGGCCTGGTCGTCGCTCATCTGATCGTCGCTCGTCCGGTCGTCAGGCATGGCGTTCTGGCGATCGCTCGCTGCTGTCTGGTCATTCTGGCCTGCGCCCGTCGAGGCGGTGCGGCCGTCGCCGGGATCGTAATAGGGTGAGACGCAGGGGCGCAGCTCGCCGCTGTAGGAGCGGTAGCTGTTTTCCGCCGGGCGGTAGCTGCGATAGCGGGTGGCGCACCATTGCAAGTGGGCGACGGGCAATTGCTGCTGCTGCGCCTGCTGATCGACTGTCGCCGGCTGTTTGGCCACGCCGGCGTCGGGCGCTGGCTGGCCCGGGCCAGAGACGTCGGGCAATGGCTGCAGTGGCGGTGCCGCAGGAGGCGCCGTGGCCCCGCCAAGCGCCGCCGTCTGCGTTCCGCTATCCGTCTTGGCCGGCTCGCCAGTCTTGGCGGGCGCAGCCACTACCTGTCGGGCGGGAATGCGTTGAAGGTTCTGTTCCTGCCGATCGACCGGCTGGGCATCCTTCGTCCAGAGCTCGGAAACGCCGATCGCAGGCGTTGCCTGCCGCACCGGCTTGGCGGCGAGCAGCCAGGTGGCGAAGGCAAGCCCGCTGGCAAACACGGCCAAGGTCAGCACGAAGCCGCCGGCAATTCCCAACAAAGCCTTCACGCGACGCTCCTTCACCCCCCTCTCATAGAATGCAGGGCGCGGGATGGAGTTCCTTGTGCCGCGCAATGGGGCCAAAGTCGGGCGGGCACGCGCAGTCGCCGAACGCCGGTAACGCAGATCGTGGCGGTCTAGACAATCACTTCCTTGTACTCCCGCACCTTGCCGTCCTGGCCGCTGATCCGCCAGGTATCGCCTTCGCGGTCCTCGATATGGCTCGCGGCCAGCGCCACCTTGCCGCCGCCGTCGGGGAGGTCGATGACATAAGTCGGGTTGCAGATGCCGGAGAGGCGCCGGCGCAGTTCGGCGACCAGCGCCTGGCCTTCGGCAATCGTGGTGCGGCGGTGCGCCATGCCGCGCGCGAGGTCGCCGTGGTGCAGATAATAGGGTTTCACGCCCAGCCGGTACATCAGCTCGCGGCAGAGCTCCTCCAGCACCTCGACCTTGTCGTTGACGCCTTTCAGCAGGACGCTCTGGTTGAGCAGCACGAAGCCCGCCTGCCGCATCGTGTGGCAGGCCGCCTCGGCTTCGGCGGTGAGCTCACGCGGATGGTTGAAGTGGGTCACAACAGTCACCATCAGCCGGCCATGCAGCGCCTCGACCAGGCCGAGTGTGATGCGCGACGGCAGCGCCACCGGCACGCGGGTGTGGATGCGCAGAAGCCTGAGATGCGGGATCGCCTCCAGGCGGGCGCGGATTTCGGCCAGCGCCTTGTCGGGCAGCGACAGCGGATCGCCGCCGGTCAGGATCACCTCGCGGATTTCCTTGTGTCCGGCGATATAGGCCAGCGCCGGCTCCAGTGCCTCGCGCGTATAGCCGCGGCCGATCGAGGTCAGCGACTCTTTCCTGAAGCAGAAGCGGCAATAGACCGCGCATTGATAGGTGGGGAACAGAAGCACGCGGTCGGCATGGCGGTGCGTCAGCCTGGACACCGGGCTGAAGGCATGGTCGCCGATCGGATCGTCGAGCTCGCCCTCGGCGGCGACCAGTTCGTCGGGCGACGGGATCACTTGGGCGCGGATCGGGTCGTCAGGGTCGTTCCAGTCTATCAGATCGAGATAGGGTTTGGGCACGCGCACCTTGTGCGCGGTTGCGGCTTCCTGCGCGGCGGCGCGCTCGGCTGGCGAGAGCGGCAGGGACGCGAGGTCGCGGACATGGCGCACACCGGCGCGGACGTCGTCTTGCCAGGCGGCGCCATTTTTTCGGGCGGAATCAGGATCGTCCGCGGCGGCCGGTTCTCTGAGGTCTGAGGTCATCGGGATCTCGGGTGGCAATTCGCGCGGGATATCGGCCCGATCGACGGCGGGGTCAATGGCGAGCGACGTCGCGGCTCCAGCAGCACCATAGGTATTTGAGCGAAATAGCTTTAGTCTGCGCTCTCAGGGGCTTCGGGACGACACAGATGAATTTCAGCGCAGGTCATGGCTACCTCCTCATCGGCGGTCTCATCCTAGTCGGCGCGGGATTGCTGATCCTCTCGCTGATCGTCAATCTGCGCGTAGCCCTCAGCGTGCGCGACGACGTGCGCCACCGCGAAAAACTGCTGGAATACTACCGCAACGTCTTCTCGCAGCTGGGGGTGATCCTGATCGGCATCGGCGTCTCGCTGTTCATCTTCTTCTTCCAACAGAACTACCAGGACCAGCGCAAACGCGAGACCGAGCTGCAGCAGGTGCTCGCCAAGCTCGCCGCACGCATCGCCCGCGGCGCGCCGGTCATGCAGTCGCTCGATGAGTTCGACGAGCTGCTGGATGAGGGCGGCCCGTATCTCAGCCCCGATCTCGGCGGCAAGAACACCGCCGTCAGCCTACAGGGGACAGAGCTCGGCAAACAGGCGGCCAAGATCCTCCTGGTCGAGCGCGACGTCGATCTTGGCGACTTCGAAATACTGAACCTGTCGCGCGATTTCGAATCCTCCTTCGTCGTCAATGAGCTTGATCCCAGGCTGTGGTTCGACATCGTGCGCGACGAGAGCGAGATCAAATACGCCACCACACAGCTTGCGCTCGACTACAAGGACCTGCAGCAGACGATCGGCGGCGAGCCGGCGCAGACAGGGGTCGCCGATCCCGAAAAGGGACGCAGGATCAAACAGGAGGTGCTCGACATCTTCTACGATGCCGACTTGCTGCGCCAGCGCGCCAGAAGGCATCTGGCCCGGGCCTGCTGGCTTTTCAGCCAGGGGCGCGGCTTCGTCAAAGCTGTCCCGGTCGATGAGATCGAGGCCGATGCCAAATCGCACCAGCAATGGCTCGACCGGTCGAAGCCGGTGCTGATGCAGTCGAAATCAGGCAGCGGCGACTGTTTCGCGCTGCTCCAGTACGGGCGGGCGTCCTGACCGCCCGACCGCTTTCAATCGGGGATACGCCGCAGCGTGCCCATGTGATTGTCGTCGAGGAAATCGATGGTCATCGCCGACGCTTTGCCGTCGGGGCCGACGGCAAAGCTGACGCCGGCGGGCCTGTCGGGTGTCTCCGCGTCAGGGAAGGTCATGAAGCGGTCGCCGTCGAAATGCGCCAGCGAATAGGATCGCGCCCCTGACGGTCCGAGCTTGAGCACAAGGCCCTCGCCGGCGCCCGACACCACGGCATCGCCGATGAAGTCGTTGGCATAGCGGCCGGCATAGGCGCCGGCGCGCCGGGACGGGGTCGGCCTGGGCGGCGGGCTAGCATAGGCGGCCTTGGCCGCCTCGATCATCGGGCCGAACAGCCCGACATAGATGCCGTTCCACGCCGCGATCCAATCTTTCTCGACTTTACCGTCGAAGACGAGATCGGCGAAGCTGTCGGACAGCCCCTCCGGCACTCCTGTCGGAAAGGCGTTGGCGAGGATGACGATACCGAGCTTCTCCTTTGGAAAGATCGTCACCAGGGTGCGGGCGCCGACGCTGAAGGCACCGGCATGGCTCCAGCTCAGGCCGTGCCGGCCGAATTCGATGTTCCAGCCAAGGCCGTAGAAGGATTCGCCGCCGGAGACCGGGTTCTTGCCGCGCGTCATCAAGGGCACGTGGGTCTGGTCCAGCGCATCGGCGGCAATCAGGGTCTTGCCGGCATAGGAGCCGTCGCCGAGCAGGAGGCGTACCCATTGCGCGAGATCGCGCGCGGTTGAGCTGACGCCGCCGGCAGGCGCCTGGGCGTCCGGATCGCGCCTGATCTTGGCAGCCCAGACGCCGTCGACCCTGACGTGGAGCGCGGCGCGATCGGCGCGCCTCATGAAGTCGGCGTGACGGGAGCTGGTCGAGGCCATGCCGAGCGGACGGTAGAGTTTCTCCTCGGCGATTTCTTCCCAGGGCTTGCCTGTCGGTTTGGCGGCCGCGACGGCGCCTTCGGTCAGTCCGAAATTGGAGTAGGAGTAGCCGGCGCGAAAGCTCGACGATGGCGGCACGAAGCGCAGGCGGTGGAGGATCGTGGCGCGATCATAGCCTATGTCCTCGAGATCGTCTCCAGCGGTGCCTGGAA includes the following:
- a CDS encoding KamA family radical SAM protein, with translation MTSDLREPAAADDPDSARKNGAAWQDDVRAGVRHVRDLASLPLSPAERAAAQEAATAHKVRVPKPYLDLIDWNDPDDPIRAQVIPSPDELVAAEGELDDPIGDHAFSPVSRLTHRHADRVLLFPTYQCAVYCRFCFRKESLTSIGRGYTREALEPALAYIAGHKEIREVILTGGDPLSLPDKALAEIRARLEAIPHLRLLRIHTRVPVALPSRITLGLVEALHGRLMVTVVTHFNHPRELTAEAEAACHTMRQAGFVLLNQSVLLKGVNDKVEVLEELCRELMYRLGVKPYYLHHGDLARGMAHRRTTIAEGQALVAELRRRLSGICNPTYVIDLPDGGGKVALAASHIEDREGDTWRISGQDGKVREYKEVIV
- a CDS encoding serine hydrolase; the encoded protein is MRLDRNLCRFRIWSVVAGFAFWPHATAADPIAPERITAALSRLEVLAQGAVANGDVPGLAIAVVHDDEVVFLKGFGHREAGKPEAVDADTVFQIASLSKPVSATVVAALVSDGAVSWDSKVVDLDPAFRLADPYPTSELTIRDLFSHRSGLPGTAGDDLEDIGYDRATILHRLRFVPPSSSFRAGYSYSNFGLTEGAVAAAKPTGKPWEEIAEEKLYRPLGMASTSSRHADFMRRADRAALHVRVDGVWAAKIRRDPDAQAPAGGVSSTARDLAQWVRLLLGDGSYAGKTLIAADALDQTHVPLMTRGKNPVSGGESFYGLGWNIEFGRHGLSWSHAGAFSVGARTLVTIFPKEKLGIVILANAFPTGVPEGLSDSFADLVFDGKVEKDWIAAWNGIYVGLFGPMIEAAKAAYASPPPRPTPSRRAGAYAGRYANDFIGDAVVSGAGEGLVLKLGPSGARSYSLAHFDGDRFMTFPDAETPDRPAGVSFAVGPDGKASAMTIDFLDDNHMGTLRRIPD
- a CDS encoding BA14K family protein, with protein sequence MKALLGIAGGFVLTLAVFASGLAFATWLLAAKPVRQATPAIGVSELWTKDAQPVDRQEQNLQRIPARQVVAAPAKTGEPAKTDSGTQTAALGGATAPPAAPPLQPLPDVSGPGQPAPDAGVAKQPATVDQQAQQQQLPVAHLQWCATRYRSYRPAENSYRSYSGELRPCVSPYYDPGDGRTASTGAGQNDQTAASDRQNAMPDDRTSDDQMSDDQAEMEGYAPSADGYATTYGGPPEEISPEAEATREQASGRPVSGDHVDYCFSRYRSYDPQDNTYQPFDGGPRRQCE